In Leptospiraceae bacterium, one DNA window encodes the following:
- a CDS encoding AAA family ATPase, with protein sequence MYLKSLNIVGFKTFADETEILFDPGFTAVVGPNGCGKSNIVDAIKWVLGEKNAKGLRGEKMDDVIFHGTETRNPAGFSEVTVSFDNSKKTFAIEFPVLKITRRLYPDGNNEYYINDSRAIRKDVEKILMDTGVGKSSYSVMEQGRVDSILNAKPEDRRLIFDEAAGISRFKLERTETIKKLSDTNQNLLRISDVLKSMESDLELKEKQSEKAKEYFSLKTDLTNTDKNLRYLKLRTMKEKLRKAEEELTLTKKKNSEILEKISRESNQLELFEEQRFSLEKKIIDIDKKLSEYLSRKEIHKEKIEKNLSIIKEFEEREKELDSEIQKSKIQSDSNQRELLELEEKLKELHLEVSDYENKLKEFKTKKIELEKAIENNLEEHKKCEEKIRHNEKELSLLRENLKEVTISMIGQIEEKKRIATRISSERNELKNFLIQSMDQIIQEIQDSLNILHSGNIQGLEVSLANLKLVEYNSKLTEFIRIEDSFFSVLFENEGIFSDKEKIDQRIEDIMLENENFSRTKNEVFQEIEKYRIHLEKEKDSIVSVEKLILETKAKISEKLIIQNSIDKKQLEVASKILELEGSKDQLKIKKSHYSKELKELEEKVEESTTELIGISKNLEKEKQDLQGLFNSIQSLKLSSQKDQEDFKNLLPILTDQERKTTGVRVQIESLCEELYNDYSISEMELEEEKSPLKLVQSSEENRLRTLKSEIGLLGSINPLAIDEYRNLKEIYDHNKSQKEDVEESKKKIESILKNLDKESEKVFLENFEIIKANFQETFSTLFNGGRAILELTEPNDPLNSGIEIIAEPPGKHVQNLRLLSGGEKSLTVIALLFGIYMLKPSPFCFLDEIDAALDEINKIRFCQILDKFKNTSQFIVVTHAPPTISRANTVFGVTNEEPGVSKLVSLKLDEAHSFSGKSKLAV encoded by the coding sequence ATGTATTTAAAGAGTTTGAATATTGTTGGATTTAAAACCTTTGCAGATGAGACAGAAATCTTATTTGACCCCGGGTTTACTGCTGTAGTTGGACCAAATGGTTGTGGAAAGTCGAATATTGTGGATGCGATCAAATGGGTTTTGGGCGAAAAGAACGCAAAAGGATTGCGTGGTGAAAAAATGGATGATGTGATTTTTCATGGTACAGAAACACGAAATCCTGCGGGTTTTTCTGAGGTAACTGTAAGTTTTGACAATTCAAAAAAGACATTTGCAATCGAATTTCCGGTTTTAAAAATCACGAGAAGACTCTACCCCGATGGAAATAACGAATACTATATCAATGACTCAAGAGCAATACGAAAAGATGTAGAAAAAATTTTAATGGATACAGGGGTCGGTAAATCTTCCTATTCTGTAATGGAGCAGGGAAGGGTTGATTCAATTTTAAATGCAAAGCCAGAAGACAGACGACTCATTTTTGACGAGGCTGCAGGTATTTCTAGATTCAAATTGGAAAGAACTGAAACTATTAAAAAACTCAGCGACACAAATCAGAATTTACTAAGAATCTCCGATGTTTTGAAATCTATGGAATCGGATTTGGAATTAAAGGAAAAGCAATCCGAAAAAGCAAAGGAGTATTTTTCTCTTAAAACAGATCTTACGAACACTGATAAGAATTTGAGATATTTAAAATTGCGGACTATGAAGGAGAAATTGAGAAAGGCAGAGGAGGAGTTAACTCTTACAAAAAAGAAAAATAGTGAAATTTTAGAAAAAATTTCAAGAGAGTCCAATCAATTGGAGCTTTTTGAAGAACAACGATTCTCTTTAGAAAAAAAAATCATAGACATCGATAAAAAATTATCTGAATATTTATCACGAAAAGAAATTCACAAAGAAAAAATTGAAAAAAATTTGAGTATCATAAAAGAATTTGAGGAAAGAGAAAAGGAATTAGATTCTGAAATTCAAAAATCCAAGATACAATCTGATTCAAACCAAAGAGAGCTTCTTGAATTAGAAGAAAAACTCAAAGAGCTTCATCTCGAAGTTTCTGATTATGAAAACAAGTTAAAAGAATTCAAAACTAAAAAAATAGAATTAGAAAAAGCAATAGAAAATAATTTAGAAGAGCACAAAAAATGTGAAGAAAAGATTCGGCACAATGAAAAAGAGCTTTCACTTCTTAGGGAAAATTTAAAAGAAGTTACAATTTCTATGATTGGACAGATTGAAGAAAAAAAAAGAATCGCAACCCGGATTTCTTCTGAAAGAAATGAATTGAAAAATTTTTTAATTCAGTCAATGGATCAAATTATACAAGAAATCCAAGATAGTTTAAATATACTGCATAGCGGGAATATTCAAGGTTTAGAAGTAAGTCTTGCAAATCTGAAACTCGTAGAATACAATTCAAAACTTACTGAGTTTATTCGTATAGAAGACTCATTTTTTTCTGTACTATTCGAAAACGAAGGAATTTTTTCAGATAAGGAAAAAATAGATCAAAGAATAGAAGACATTATGCTTGAAAATGAAAATTTTTCTAGAACTAAGAATGAAGTTTTTCAAGAAATTGAAAAGTACAGGATTCACTTAGAAAAAGAAAAAGATTCTATTGTGAGCGTAGAAAAACTTATTTTAGAAACCAAGGCAAAAATATCAGAAAAGCTAATCATACAAAATAGTATTGATAAAAAACAATTAGAAGTGGCCTCCAAGATTTTGGAATTAGAGGGTAGCAAAGACCAGCTAAAAATAAAAAAAAGTCACTATTCTAAAGAATTAAAAGAATTAGAAGAAAAGGTAGAAGAATCCACAACAGAGCTTATCGGTATTAGTAAAAATCTGGAAAAAGAAAAGCAAGACTTGCAAGGTTTATTTAACAGTATTCAAAGTTTGAAATTGTCTTCTCAGAAGGATCAGGAAGATTTCAAAAATTTGCTGCCTATACTTACAGATCAAGAAAGAAAAACTACAGGGGTGAGAGTGCAGATCGAATCTTTGTGTGAAGAATTATACAATGATTATTCTATTTCTGAAATGGAATTAGAAGAAGAAAAATCTCCACTAAAATTAGTTCAATCTTCTGAAGAAAATCGTTTAAGAACCCTAAAATCTGAGATTGGTTTACTCGGCTCGATCAATCCGCTTGCGATTGATGAATACAGAAATTTAAAAGAAATTTACGACCATAATAAATCACAAAAAGAAGATGTAGAAGAAAGTAAGAAAAAGATTGAGTCCATATTAAAAAATTTGGATAAAGAATCTGAAAAAGTATTTTTAGAGAATTTTGAAATCATTAAGGCAAACTTTCAAGAAACATTTTCTACGCTTTTTAATGGGGGAAGGGCAATTTTAGAGCTTACAGAGCCAAACGATCCATTGAATTCCGGAATTGAGATTATCGCAGAGCCTCCGGGAAAGCATGTACAAAACTTGAGATTGCTGTCCGGTGGAGAAAAATCTCTGACTGTGATTGCCTTGCTATTCGGTATATATATGTTAAAGCCATCTCCATTTTGTTTTCTGGATGAAATAGATGCAGCCTTAGACGAGATAAATAAGATTCGTTTTTGTCAAATATTGGATAAATTTAAAAATACCAGCCAGTTTATTGTAGTCACCCACGCTCCTCCTACTATTTCCAGAGCAAATACAGTATTTGGTGTGACAAATGAAGAGCCAGGAGTGTCTAAACTTGTATCCTTGAAGTTAGACGAAGCCCACTCCTTTTCAGGAAAATCTAAATTGGCAGTCTAA
- a CDS encoding motility associated factor glycosyltransferase family protein, with translation MSLNQFEEIFRKKPYLKFYFSEKPSETHNAFSIQEASKKGEYFVSYKNQILASSVSPLTQAKRLINEKKISDNSVVVILGSGNPHTMDEINNGLREGQIVLIIEESEELFSLLWDKFLIRVAEVPGRHIFFGEKMVSLLWNYLDSLPIEKLSGVVVLKNQSSIQLNKNFYDTVEEKIKNIFSSKMSDLLTKFEFERIWVKNSIVNICNFYDSKIPRYKFQELEKSFSNIPALLVSAGPSLRKNIDFIKSVREKVFLFSCDTSLKVLNKFDIIPDGVMTLDAQTHSFFHFLGEDLKTIPIFADLVASPPLLRNLNSISIVHSVTSKFQVDASGKPIRETTAGGDTSEKLLGKFGDVQSGGSVATTAFDALRIMGFSPIFLIGQDLAYTGREIHSTGTHHNEKWLTLVSRKKSLEYINESIIRKRTTYKTQSCVGGEVLTDYVLDLYKHWFEESSKTVDFPVYNINENGSNIENTVSVSTKEAEKLLYNYGIHNFPWKNLPPWKESKSVQKDKIHISKNTFINELNEFKNLIENLENLQLDDSEFLNELKLKLNDLPYLKEMIRKTEIYLLRHEKELDPEKKKKLLSDSLRKEILFLKRGLLSNAT, from the coding sequence ATGTCCCTAAACCAATTTGAAGAAATTTTCCGAAAGAAGCCCTATCTAAAATTTTATTTTAGTGAAAAGCCTTCTGAAACTCATAATGCTTTTTCTATTCAAGAAGCGAGTAAAAAAGGGGAATACTTCGTTTCCTATAAAAATCAAATTTTAGCAAGCAGTGTTTCTCCTCTCACTCAAGCAAAAAGATTAATCAACGAAAAAAAAATCTCAGACAATTCTGTAGTTGTGATTTTGGGGAGTGGAAATCCCCATACAATGGATGAAATAAATAATGGATTAAGAGAGGGGCAAATTGTTCTAATCATCGAGGAAAGTGAAGAGTTATTTTCTTTACTTTGGGATAAATTTCTAATTCGGGTAGCCGAGGTTCCCGGAAGGCATATTTTCTTTGGAGAAAAAATGGTGAGTTTACTCTGGAATTATTTGGATTCATTACCAATCGAAAAACTATCCGGTGTAGTTGTTTTAAAAAATCAGTCCAGCATACAACTCAATAAAAATTTTTATGATACTGTAGAAGAAAAAATCAAAAATATATTTTCTTCTAAGATGAGTGACCTTCTTACTAAGTTTGAATTTGAGAGAATCTGGGTGAAAAATAGCATCGTAAATATATGCAATTTTTATGACTCTAAAATTCCTAGATACAAATTTCAAGAATTAGAAAAATCATTTTCCAATATTCCGGCACTCCTTGTTTCTGCCGGACCCAGTTTAAGAAAAAATATAGACTTTATAAAAAGTGTAAGAGAAAAAGTTTTTCTATTCTCCTGCGACACCTCGCTTAAAGTATTAAACAAATTCGATATAATTCCAGACGGAGTTATGACATTAGACGCGCAAACCCACTCATTTTTTCACTTTTTAGGAGAAGACTTAAAAACTATCCCGATCTTTGCTGACCTTGTAGCCTCTCCTCCCTTGTTAAGAAATTTGAATTCTATTTCTATTGTCCATAGTGTGACTTCCAAATTCCAAGTTGATGCTTCAGGAAAACCGATTCGTGAAACAACTGCAGGTGGAGACACATCAGAAAAATTGCTTGGGAAATTTGGAGACGTGCAAAGTGGTGGAAGTGTAGCCACTACCGCATTCGATGCACTTCGAATCATGGGGTTCTCTCCAATTTTTTTAATCGGTCAAGACCTCGCATACACCGGTAGAGAAATCCACTCTACAGGTACTCACCACAATGAAAAATGGCTTACCTTAGTTTCTAGAAAAAAAAGTTTAGAATATATAAACGAGTCTATTATTAGAAAAAGAACTACTTACAAGACACAATCCTGTGTAGGTGGAGAGGTTTTGACAGACTATGTTTTAGACTTGTACAAGCACTGGTTTGAAGAATCGTCTAAAACAGTTGACTTTCCAGTTTACAATATAAACGAGAATGGCTCCAATATCGAAAATACAGTTTCTGTTAGCACGAAAGAAGCCGAGAAATTATTATACAATTACGGCATTCATAATTTCCCCTGGAAAAATTTACCACCCTGGAAAGAATCAAAATCTGTGCAAAAAGACAAAATTCATATTTCCAAAAATACATTTATAAATGAGCTAAATGAATTTAAAAACTTAATCGAAAATTTAGAAAATTTGCAGCTCGACGATAGTGAATTTTTGAATGAATTAAAATTAAAACTTAACGATCTCCCCTACTTAAAAGAAATGATTAGAAAAACTGAAATCTATTTACTTAGACACGAAAAAGAGTTAGACCCTGAAAAAAAGAAAAAGCTATTGTCCGATTCTTTGAGAAAAGAAATTTTATTTTTAAAAAGGGGACTACTCAGTAACGCAACTTAG